A genomic segment from Spinacia oleracea cultivar Varoflay chromosome 3, BTI_SOV_V1, whole genome shotgun sequence encodes:
- the LOC110787472 gene encoding uncharacterized protein, with the protein MSSMFEESMKAESSSNNNNEGGGGGANNDSGDFECNICFELAQDPIVTLCGHLYCWPCLYKWLRFHSQSHECPVCKALVQEDKLVPLYGRGKSNTDPRSRPIPGVDIPNRPSGQRPETAPPPPGPDQGYLSNLGFGLFGGFMPMATARIGNMTMSAGFGGLLPSLMSFQFNGFPHNPMYGTAHGFPYYPQPPVHGMHHHHHSQGYDHRGPGLRQDSLLKKLFLVIGFFVLVVVLSG; encoded by the coding sequence ATGTCGAGTATGTTCGAGGAATCCATGAAAGCCGAATCGAGCTCGAATAACAACAacgaaggaggaggaggaggagcaaACAACGATTCCGGTGATTTCGAGTGTAATATATGCTTCGAATTAGCACAAGACCCAATCGTAACCCTATGTGGTCATCTCTATTGTTGGCCATGTTTATACAAATGGCTTCGTTTCCACTCCCAATCACACGAATGCCCAGTTTGTAAAGCTCTGGTTCAAGAAGATAAACTTGTCCCTCTCTATGGTAGAGGCAAATCGAATACTGACCCTAGATCGCGGCCAATTCCCGGTGTTGATATCCCTAACCGCCCTTCCGGTCAACGCCCTGAAACCGCTCCGCCGCCGCCGGGGCCCGACCAGGGGTACTTGTCGAATCTCGGGTTCGGGTTGTTTGGTGGGTTTATGCCAATGGCTACTGCTAGGATTGGGAATATGACTATGTCTGCTGGATTTGGTGGACTTTTGCCTTCGTTGATGAGTTTCCAGTTTAATGGGTTTCCTCATAATCCAATGTATGGGACTGCACATGGTTTTCCTTATTATCCACAGCCACCTGTTCATGGGAtgcaccatcatcatcatagtCAAGGGTATGATCACCGCGGTCCGGGTCTCCGGCAAGATTCTCTGCTCAAGAAACTGTTTCTGGTGATTGGGTTTTTTGTGTTGGTGGTGGTTCTATCCGGGTAA